The proteins below are encoded in one region of Silene latifolia isolate original U9 population chromosome 2, ASM4854445v1, whole genome shotgun sequence:
- the LOC141631854 gene encoding uncharacterized protein LOC141631854 has translation MVKGKNRTPAIQRIRIQSTAEEMRRGIRSYRIQTNVKLKTLLEQTIRDDPLVRKGAFEGIQDHIRVVRRVSNKFKNNENDIFEKLCHGITDTNNGVREAAYEALVKVKRCANFENYIPTLIVPSVVEALAHSEMDIHLTGKKVTDMILRQVPSSFYLFVRKILESLEDMMKKDVYEQPCSQVRLLRIFQSMNACLSSMPCMPDVGETCEIFFDKKSLEVLKNVLEIFPRGWNQQHSNIGDWKHFDMDIEVTRIFFRLPTLSDSEKFISFISYALHKITESNVEEVLAFFPPYVPELLPELESHSQANLIQAFTVGFKLSRAESKFKSACVTAVEEMMQGSIIDDEDENIELFDKCVTEWIEELCKMLPLVGHENKCASQDVLRTLLEASTTIKFKGVDKSLLLQPFCCLFSESDQGPYNCDSLFYRIPKEMQDQCLMLLQYIPVLDEHLLKAMARDCVRHSMKCLPEIVSALDVYYRSGQHEQANGLFLFFSLLVSENEDY, from the exons ATGGTGAAAGGGAAGAATAGGACGCCGGCCATTCAAAGGATTCGCATTCAATC AACAGCTGAGGAGATGAGGCGTGGTATTCGCAGCTACAGGATCCAAACTAATGTAAAACTGAAAACTCTGCTCGAACAAACTATTCGTGACGACCCTCTTGTCCGGAAAG GTGCCTTTGAAGGGATTCAGGATCATATACGCGTTGTACGTCGTGTATCGAACAAATTTAAAAACAACGAAAACGATATATTTGAGAAGCTCTGCCATGGCATTACTGACACCAACAACGGTGTTAGGGAGGCAGCGTACGAGGCATTGGTGAAGGTTAAG CGTTGTGCAAACTTTGAGAATTATATTCCGACATTAATCGTCCCAAGTGTTGTGGAAGCTCTTGCACATTCTGAGATGGACATTCATTTAACTGGAAAGAAAGTTACTGATATGATTCTacgtcaagtcccctctagcttCTATCTTTTCGTAAGAAAG ATTTTAGAAAGTTTAGAAGATATGATGAAGAAGGATGTGTATGAGCAACCGTGTTCCCAAGTACGTTTGCTACGTATATTTCAAAGTATGAATGCCTGCTTGAGTTCGATGCCTTGTATGCCTGATGTTGGTGAAACTTGTGAGATTTTCTTTGATAAAAAATCTCTGGAGGTACTGAAGAATGTTCTAGAGATTTTTCCACGTGGTTGGAATCAACAACATTCTAATATAGGG GATTGGAAACATTTTGACATGGACATAGAGGTGACGAGGATCTTTTTCCGATTACCAACATTGTCAGATTCTGAGAAGTTTATTTCATTCATAAGCTATGCACTGCATAAG ATTACGGAAAGTAATGTGGAAGAGGTTTTAGCCTTTTTCCCTCCTTATGTACCGGAGCTGCTACCAGAGCTGGAAAGTCATTCACAAGCCAATTTGATTCAG GCATTCACAGTGGGATTCAAGCTATCTCGTGCGGAGTCTAAATTTAAGTCAGCTTGCGTTACTGCTGTTGAAGAGATGATGCAGGGAAGTAttattgatgatgaagatgaaaacATTGAATTATTTGATAAGTGTGTGACAGAATGGATAGAGGAACTGTGTAAAATGCTACCACTTGTTGGCCATGAAAACAAATGCGCTTCTCag GATGTCTTGCGTACTCTTTTGGAGGCGTCTACTACTATAAAGTTTAAGGGTGTAGATAAATCACTACTACTTCAGCCCTTTTGCTGCCTCTTTTCTGAATCCGATCAAG gtCCGTATAACTGTGATAGCTTGTTTTACCGTATACCCAAAGAAATGCAAGACCAATGTTTGATGCTCCTGCAATACATTCCTGTGCTAGATGAGCATTTGTTGAAGGCCATGGCTCGCGATTGTGTGC GTCATAGTATGAAGTGTTTGCCGGAGATTGTGAGCGCATTAGACGTATACTACAGGAGCGGACAACACGAACAAGCTAATGGCCTATTCCTCTTCTTTTCTCTCTTGGTGTCCGAAAATGAAG ATTATTAA
- the LOC141641809 gene encoding uncharacterized protein LOC141641809: MVVFTIVSYKGPHEASCVVRKPSLDHPNLRGEFISNAIKHLVKEDWGAKVSLLRAFITKEFNFKISYWKTWVAKQRALAELYGDWKESYAFLPRYLDALKEANPKTAVHFVNKPTNDPNIQVLDKVFWSFGPSIKGFPHCRPIITIDGTHLYGKYQGVMLIAMGVDANDQLFPLAFAIVEKEDYENWSWFLACIRHYVTRRRGLCVLSDSHPGILKSMNAVRSGWEEPYAFLRYCIRHHASNINTMFKNSDLKSAFTDTAMQHQIRKFDLGMEKIGMINANARALLESIPPSKWCFAHDGGKRYGLNTTNMCECFNDVLKG, translated from the coding sequence aTGGTTGTTTTCACAATTGTGTCATACAAAGGTCCACATGAAGCGTCATGTGTGGTTCGGAAACCATCTCTTGATCATCCAAATTTAAGGGGAGAGTTTATTAGCAATGCTATTAAGCATCTTGTGAAAGAAGATTGGGGGGCTAAGGTGAGTTTGTTAAGGGCATTCATAACAAAGGAATTCAACTTCAAGATTTCTTATTGGAAGACTTGGGTGGCTAAACAAAGAGCATTGGCGGAACTTTATGGAGACTGGAAGGAGTCTTATGCTTTTCTTCCTCGTTACCTAGATGCTTTAAAAGAGGCAAATCCGAAAACCGCTGTCCATTTTGTCAATAAGCCAACTAATGATCCCAACATCCAAGTACTTGATAAAGTGTTTTGGTCTTTTGGACCCTCAATCAAAGGCTTCCCTCATTGTAGGCCAATTATTACCATAGATGGCACTCATCTATATGGCAAATATCAAGGGGTTATGTTGATTGCAATGGGAGTTGATGCAAATGACCAACTCTTTCCATTAGCTTTTGCCATTGTTGAGAAGGAGGACTATGAGAATTGGAGTTGGTTTTTGGCTTGCATAAGACATTATGTGACACGGCGTAGAGGTCTTTGTGTCTTGTCCGACAGTCATCCGGGTATCTTAAAATCAATGAATGCAGTGAGGAGTGGTTGGGAAGAGCCATATGCTTTTCTTAGGTATTGTATTCGACATCATGCATCCAACATTAACACGATGTTCAAAAATTCAGATTTGAAATCAGCATTCACCGACACCGCTATGCAACACCAAATTAGAAAATTTGACTTAGGTATGGAGAAAATTGGTATGATCAATGCAAATGCTAGAGCTTTGTTAGAGAGCATCCCTCCAAGTAAGTGGTGTTTTGCTCATGATGGTGGTAAAAGATATGGTTTGAATACCACAAATATGTGTGAATGTTTCAATGATGTTCTAAAGGGGTAA
- the LOC141643942 gene encoding aluminum-activated malate transporter 4-like, translating into MAAKFGSLRHSFIERSKEKLLSRKGYSELGFAGSDEDLKPEHEHEHDTTCCCCFRWRSGNDQSKRGCYRWICDGLLGLCNGVKVFFENLVEMGRSDPRKVFFSVKMGVCLALVSLLIFLRKPFEDINQYAVWAILTVVVCFEYSVGASLSKGFNRALGTLSAGGLALGIAELSVQAGELQGLFIVSSLFIAGFCATYVKLYPKLKAYEYGFRVFLLTFCIVMVTGSKTSNFFRTAFFRLLLIAIGAAIASIVNLCIYPIWAGEDLHKLVVKNFKGVATSLEGCVNGYLQCVAYDKIPSKILTYQAYDDPTYGGYRAALQSTNQEESLLDFATWEPPHGPYRSFNYPWQSYVKVSGALRHCAFMVMAMHGCMLSEIQAPADKRYVFANELRRVGIAGAKVLREIGTKVEKMEKLTPGDILEEVHIAAEELQIKIDQKSYLLVNFESWEEGKRPKEFEDPEIVAQMKDTGGSQLVINSLSEAVLSIDPENMHMQSTTDFMNSRLGSVAMGPNSMMMGAGPSMQGMFSTDSMAGRTHWPSRLSILPDMTVNEKEAQTLESASSLSLATFASLLVEFVARLGNLVVAFEELSEKACFKEPNKPGENDEDETGCWKKLIMCLQFRS; encoded by the exons ATGGCAGCAAAATTTGGATCATTAAGACACAGTTTCATAGAAAGAAGCAAGGAAAAACTACTATCTCGTAAAGGGTACTCAGAACTAGGGTTTGCAGGTTCAGACGAGGACCTCAAACCGGAACacgaacacgaacacgacacgacctgTTGTTGTTGTTTCCGCTGGCGAAGCGGAAATGATCAAAGTAAAAGAGGATGTTATAGATGGATCTGTGATGGGTTATTGGGATTGTGTAATGGGGTGAAAGTGTTTTTTGAGAATTTGGTTGAGATGGGAAGATCCGACCCGAGAAAAGTGTTCTTTTCAGTGAAAATGGGTGTTTGTTTAGCTTTGGTTtctttgcttatttttcttaggaagccttttgaagatatTAATCAGTATGCTGTTTGGGCTATTTTGACCGTTGTCGTTTGTTTCGAGTATAGTGTTG GAGCCTCGCTTAGTAAAGGTTTTAATCGAGCTTTGGGAACACTTTCTGCTGGAGGATTGGCATTAGGAATAGCTGAACTATCAGTTCAGGCTGGAGAGCTCCAAGGACTTTTCATTGTTTCGAGTCTTTTTATTGCAG GTTTTTGTGCAACTTATGTCAAACTGTACCCGAAATTGAAAGCATATGAATATGGTTTCCGGGTATTCCTGTTGACATTTTGCATAGTGATGGTGACCGGAAGCAAAACATCCAACTTTTTCCGGACAGCATTTTTCCGCTTATTGCTTATTGCAATTGGAGCTGCTATTGCTTCGATTGTAAACCTATGCATTTACCCTATATGGGCCGGTGAGGATCTTCACAAGCTGGTTGTGAAAAATTTCAAGGGAGTTGCTACTTCGTTGGAAG GCTGTGTCAACGGCTACTTGCAGTGCGTGGCATATGATAAAATCCCCTCCAAAATTCTTACGTACCAAGCTTACGATGATCCTACATATGGTGGTTATAGAGCAGCTCTCCAATCCACTAACCAAGAGGAATCTCTG TTGGATTTCGCTACATGGGAGCCTCCTCATGGTCCTTACCGATCATTTAATTACCCTTGGCAATCCTATGTTAAAGTCAGTGGTGCTTTGAGACATTGTGCTTTCATGGTTATGGCAATGCATGGATGCATGCTTTCGGAAATACAG GCACCCGCAGATAAACGATATGTTTTTGCGAATGAACTTCGCAGGGTTGGTATAGCCGGAGCTAAAGTGCTTCGCGAGATTGGCACTAAAGTTGAGAAAATGGAGAAACTAACCCCTGGAGATATACTTGAAGAAGTTCATATTGCGGCCGAAGAGTTACAAATCAAGATAGACCAAAAGTCTTATCTTCTGGTCAATTTCGAAAGTTGGGAAGAAGGAAAACGGCCTAAAGAATTTGAAGATCCCGAGATTGTTGCTCAAATGAAGGACACTGGAGGGAGTCAACTTGTCATAAATTCACTCAGTGAAGCGGTTCTAAGTATCGACCCTGAGAATATGCATATGCAATCAACAACCGATTTCATGAACTCACGTCTAGGCTCTGTGGCAATGGGACCCAATTCTATGATGATGGGTGCTGGACCGTCAATGCAAGGGATGTTTTCCACCGACAGCATGGCAGGTAGGACTCACTGGCCTTCCCGTCTTTCTATTCTACCAGACATGACCGTAAATGAGAAGGAAGCTCAAACACTTGAGAGTGCAAGTTCCTTGTCATTAGCAACTTTTGCATCCCTTTTAGTAGAGTTTGTCGCCAGGCTCGGGAACTTGGTTGTTGCCTTTGAGGAGCTTAGCGAAAAAGCTTGTTTCAAAGAACCAAATAAACCGGGCGAAAATGATGAGGATGAGACTGGATGTTGGAAAAAGTTGATCATGTGTCTTCAGTTCAGAAGTTGA
- the LOC141643944 gene encoding uncharacterized protein LOC141643944 has protein sequence MAAITPFQTLALPSNHVPQQWRQSSLPLSSFSINRHCHSSCNSLTVRRQRTRLTNATRTPSSNNPNRNPQQFNEENEDEFDLVKKVPQIALWSLEGVYIIWLFLLPYAPGDPVWAISSETINSLLGLSLNFFFVLPLMNAVGIHVLEAPVLHPMFEGLFNFVMGWTLMFAPLLFTDLKNDRYKGSLDVLWGIQLFLTNTFLIPYMAIRLNKSNGNDYPRKLSQLGTVMTRGAYIVGLTGGLVCLISILWGLYGRGEGDFGSVSQRWEFLLSYIGSERSAYAFIWDIVLYTIFQPWLIGDNLVNVEESKVPAVNNLRFVPVIGLVAYLIFLKRDEELYTVDEQA, from the exons ATGGCGGCAATTACTCCATTTCAAACCCTAGCTCTTCCATCTAATCATGTGCCGCAACAATGGCGGCAATCATCTCTTCCTCTGTCATCATTCTCTATCAACCGCCATTGCCATTCTTCCTGCAATTCGCTCACAGTTCGCCGCCAACGAACTCGCCTTACCAATGCCACTCGAACTCCCTCGTCGAATAATCCGAACCGTAATCCTCAACAATTTAATGAAGAAAATGAAGATGAATTTGATCTTGTTAAAAAAGTGCCGCAAATTGCGTTGTGGAGTTTGGAAGGCGTATATATCATCTggcttttcctccttccttacgCTCCG GGTGATCCTGTGTGGGCTATCAGTTCGGAAACTATCAACTCTCTACTGGGACTTTCCCTGAATTTCTTCTTTGTTTTACCGTTGATGAATGCTG TTGGTATCCATGTACTAGAAGCTCCAGTTCTTCACCCA ATGTTTGAAGGTCTTTTCAACTTTGTTATGGGATGGACCCTCATGTTTGCGCCTCTGCTGTTCACTGATCTGAAGAATGACAGATACAAGGGCTCTCTGGATGTCTTGTGGGGCATTCAATTGTTTCTTACGAACA CGTTCTTGATACCCTACATGGCAATCAGACTTAACAAATCTAATGGGAATGACTATCCGAGAAAGCTTTCTCAACTTGGGACTGTGATGACCCGAGGTGCGTATATAGTTGGTTTGACTGGTGGCCTCGTGTGTCTTATATCGATATTATGGGGATTATACGGAAGAGGGGAAGGTGATTTCGGGAGTGTAAGTCAGAGATGGGAGTTCTTGTTGAGTTATATTGGATCTGAGAGATCGGCTTATGCTTTTATCTGGGATATTGTTCTTTACACCATCTTCCAACCCTGGCTAATCGGTGATAATTTAGTAAATGTCGAGGAAAGTAAAGTCCCTGCTGTGAACAACCTTAGGTTCGTACCAGTTATTGGCTTGGTTGCTTATCTTATTTTTCTTAAAAGAGATGAAGAGTTGTACACGGTGGATGAACAAGCCTAA